One part of the Prochlorococcus marinus str. MIT 9313 genome encodes these proteins:
- the grrP gene encoding extracellular substrate binding-like orphan protein GrrP, with protein MKTRSIAFVGSLFALAALTAQPVSAETSMESVVRSGKLNAVVIGDELPFASKSDAGFKGLAINVVAAVKNELQAFAGKPIRLNALQVNSVQDAKDALLSGKADIACGVAYSWERAMLVDYTIPFALGGVRVLAPTGNDGTPASLAGKTVGVIKDTVAAQTLATAAPQANYVSYDSPAAALAAMRSGSVDILGGDSLWLKANKARVAANADIVPIVPYGRSGVGCIIPENNSTMLNYSNIAIGKILQGYVNDVAPVQTMVNRWIGPGSAVNLNQDLIKAYYATVLSTAAQLSLR; from the coding sequence ATGAAGACACGAAGTATCGCGTTTGTGGGCTCTTTATTCGCATTAGCTGCCTTAACAGCCCAGCCAGTCTCAGCAGAGACCTCCATGGAGTCGGTTGTACGCAGTGGCAAGCTGAACGCGGTAGTCATTGGTGACGAGCTGCCTTTTGCTAGCAAGAGCGACGCCGGCTTCAAGGGCCTAGCAATCAATGTTGTTGCAGCTGTCAAAAATGAACTTCAGGCATTTGCAGGCAAGCCGATCAGGCTTAATGCCCTACAGGTGAACTCAGTACAGGACGCAAAAGATGCCCTGCTGAGCGGCAAAGCAGACATCGCCTGTGGTGTTGCCTACTCCTGGGAAAGGGCAATGCTTGTTGACTACACCATCCCGTTTGCCTTGGGCGGGGTGAGGGTACTAGCTCCTACCGGCAATGATGGCACTCCCGCATCTCTTGCAGGCAAGACTGTTGGGGTCATTAAAGACACCGTTGCTGCACAAACTCTCGCAACAGCAGCCCCACAAGCGAATTACGTCTCCTACGACTCTCCAGCAGCAGCTCTTGCCGCCATGCGCTCTGGCTCTGTTGACATCCTCGGTGGAGACAGTCTCTGGCTCAAAGCCAATAAAGCCAGGGTGGCAGCAAACGCCGATATCGTGCCAATCGTTCCATACGGCCGCTCAGGTGTCGGCTGCATCATTCCAGAAAACAACTCCACAATGCTGAATTACAGCAACATCGCCATCGGCAAGATCTTGCAGGGATATGTGAATGATGTTGCACCTGTTCAAACCATGGTCAATCGCTGGATTGGTCCAGGAAGTGCCGTTAACCTCAATCAAGACTTGATCAAGGCCTACTACGCCACGGTCTTATCTACCGCTGCTCAACTATCTTTGCGTTGA
- the grrA gene encoding GrrA/OscA1 family cyclophane-containing rSAM-modified RiPP, whose product MTPRSLLGIYVLLASSAVVVQSAEAAVYNKPNLSNPIEAKIQTVRTGSWKALLKENQLSSNERNVARAWGNGGGRAWGNGGGRAVRRAWGNGGGWGNGGGGWMNGGGGWMNGGYGGRGFANW is encoded by the coding sequence ATGACACCTCGCTCTCTACTCGGCATATATGTGCTTCTAGCTTCATCAGCTGTTGTCGTGCAGTCTGCTGAAGCTGCCGTTTACAATAAACCTAACCTTTCAAATCCCATCGAAGCGAAAATTCAAACCGTTCGAACTGGCAGCTGGAAAGCATTACTTAAAGAGAATCAATTAAGCTCAAATGAAAGAAATGTTGCTCGGGCATGGGGCAACGGTGGTGGCCGGGCATGGGGGAATGGTGGCGGCAGGGCTGTTCGCCGTGCATGGGGTAATGGCGGAGGATGGGGTAATGGCGGAGGCGGCTGGATGAATGGCGGAGGCGGCTGGATGAATGGCGGCTACGGGGGCCGTGGTTTTGCTAATTGGTGA
- the grrA gene encoding GrrA/OscA1 family cyclophane-containing rSAM-modified RiPP → MATRSLISLYALLATPAVITQSAEATVYSQPNTSNPIEASIKDIRNSSWSLFLRPNNAIFGENDQARSWENSSGGFLELVNRQHSSQ, encoded by the coding sequence ATGGCAACTCGCTCTCTAATCAGTCTATATGCATTACTAGCAACTCCTGCTGTAATCACGCAATCTGCAGAGGCTACGGTTTACAGCCAACCAAATACTTCTAACCCAATTGAAGCGAGCATCAAAGACATTCGCAACAGTAGCTGGAGCTTATTTCTCAGACCTAATAATGCAATATTTGGAGAGAATGATCAGGCACGCTCCTGGGAAAATAGTAGTGGGGGGTTTCTTGAACTGGTGAACAGACAACATTCATCTCAATGA
- the grrM gene encoding cyclophane-forming radical SAM/SPASM peptide maturase GrrM/OscB has product MTTTSPDISRFGPIGLVVIQSTSLCNLDCSYCYLPDRKSRKIFDLELLPLLMQRIFESPFFGEELSLVWHAGEPLTLPCSYYDRATQLINEAVEQWTNGTVHVEQHVQTNATLINDAWCECFRRNKIIVGISVDGPKDIHDANRCFGNGEGSHVHSMRGIEALKRNKIPFHAIAVVTATAMDHPNEMYQFFRDNEIHSVGFNVEEQEGEHTSSSMQGYEREEQYRQFLESFWQLSEQDGFPVVLREFDQVISLIRENRRLNQNELNRPYSILSVDWQGNFSTFDPELLSVSSKLYGTFDLGSIRNISLMEAAKTERFQTLWKDMLSGVKRCEKECNYFGFCGGGMGSNKFWEHGSLNCSETNACRFNNKIPVDVLLDRFKSSPPIDNETPF; this is encoded by the coding sequence ATGACAACAACAAGTCCTGACATCAGTCGCTTCGGTCCAATCGGGCTGGTAGTTATTCAGTCCACCTCTCTATGCAATCTGGACTGCTCATACTGCTATCTGCCAGATCGTAAGAGCCGCAAGATCTTTGATCTTGAGCTTTTGCCTTTACTGATGCAAAGGATATTCGAAAGCCCCTTCTTTGGTGAAGAGCTAAGCCTGGTGTGGCATGCAGGGGAGCCACTGACACTACCCTGCAGCTACTACGACAGAGCCACACAATTAATCAACGAAGCTGTAGAACAATGGACTAATGGAACAGTTCATGTTGAACAGCATGTACAAACTAATGCCACACTGATCAACGATGCTTGGTGTGAATGCTTTCGCAGAAATAAGATCATTGTTGGCATCAGCGTGGATGGCCCCAAAGACATACACGATGCCAACCGTTGCTTCGGTAATGGGGAAGGCTCTCATGTCCACTCAATGCGAGGCATCGAAGCACTAAAGCGAAACAAAATCCCATTTCATGCGATTGCTGTTGTAACTGCAACAGCAATGGATCATCCAAATGAGATGTATCAATTTTTTCGTGACAATGAAATTCATTCTGTTGGCTTCAATGTTGAAGAGCAAGAAGGTGAGCATACAAGTTCTTCCATGCAAGGTTACGAGCGTGAAGAACAATATCGTCAGTTCCTAGAAAGCTTTTGGCAGTTAAGTGAGCAGGATGGTTTCCCTGTTGTACTGAGGGAGTTTGATCAAGTGATCAGTCTGATTCGTGAGAATCGGCGACTTAATCAAAATGAACTCAATCGGCCTTACTCAATTCTGAGTGTCGATTGGCAGGGTAATTTTTCAACCTTTGACCCTGAACTTCTTTCAGTATCATCAAAGCTTTATGGCACATTTGATCTTGGTAGCATCCGAAATATTTCGCTAATGGAAGCAGCTAAGACCGAGCGATTTCAAACATTGTGGAAGGATATGCTGTCTGGTGTGAAACGCTGTGAAAAAGAATGCAACTACTTCGGCTTCTGCGGAGGCGGCATGGGAAGCAATAAGTTCTGGGAACACGGAAGCCTCAATTGTAGCGAAACAAATGCTTGCCGCTTCAACAATAAGATACCTGTAGATGTGCTATTAGATCGCTTCAAATCTAGCCCTCCAATAGACAACGAAACTCCTTTTTAA
- a CDS encoding DUF1254 domain-containing protein: MSTLANGLSSPMGFAETTASKKVSQNFTTPIPSGILTPDTVKTRIGTFNFFDGLPDKASAKLAYENLDFIRAYETFLSLMPAASIEMLRQGHTKIGVDDYNEVMLMSPLGSNPIFLTGNTDTVYGSVFFDLSKTGPLVINIPAGLGPGTINDAFFRFVADTGAPGPDRGKGGKYLILGPSDQAPSESKDYFVFRSPTYSNWLIMRAFLDENGSPDKAVQSYKSDLHIYPYHLKDSQPEMKFIEAGDLVFNTVHANNFQFFVELNEVIQREPINFLDPEIRGLASSIGMEKGVPFNPTPALRSTMEEAVQVGVAYARSEMTRPRDRSAYLYDGKQWTTPFVGGSHEWLRDGGKGGRNLDARAMYFWLATVNTPAMVLEMPGVGSQYGLIATDSQKKFLNGGKNYRLNLPANIPAKDFWSFVVYDPQTRSELQTTQALPSKNSKRDKDILINDDGSVDLYFGPKAPNGKASNWIQTIPEKGWFALLRLYGPLESWFDKSWQPNDIQKLD; encoded by the coding sequence ATGAGCACATTAGCGAATGGCTTGTCAAGCCCAATGGGATTTGCAGAGACAACTGCATCAAAAAAAGTATCCCAGAATTTCACGACTCCAATACCCTCAGGTATCCTCACTCCAGATACAGTTAAAACAAGAATAGGTACATTTAATTTCTTCGATGGACTGCCTGACAAGGCAAGTGCAAAGCTGGCCTATGAAAATCTAGATTTCATCCGTGCGTACGAAACATTCTTGTCATTAATGCCTGCTGCGAGCATAGAAATGCTAAGGCAAGGTCATACAAAGATTGGGGTAGATGACTACAATGAAGTCATGCTAATGTCGCCTTTAGGATCCAACCCTATATTTCTCACAGGCAATACAGATACTGTTTATGGTTCTGTTTTCTTCGACCTAAGTAAAACCGGACCGCTTGTAATCAATATCCCTGCGGGCCTTGGCCCAGGCACGATCAATGATGCATTTTTCCGCTTTGTCGCTGACACTGGTGCCCCCGGGCCTGACAGAGGAAAGGGAGGGAAATACTTAATCCTTGGACCCAGTGATCAGGCGCCATCAGAAAGCAAAGACTACTTTGTGTTCCGTTCTCCCACATACTCAAACTGGCTAATAATGAGGGCATTCTTGGATGAAAATGGCAGTCCTGACAAAGCAGTTCAGAGTTACAAATCAGATCTCCATATTTATCCTTATCACCTCAAAGATTCTCAACCTGAAATGAAATTCATTGAAGCAGGAGATCTTGTATTTAACACTGTTCATGCCAACAATTTTCAATTTTTTGTCGAGCTGAATGAAGTTATTCAGAGGGAACCCATCAACTTCCTAGATCCAGAAATTCGGGGACTCGCCTCCTCCATTGGGATGGAAAAAGGAGTGCCTTTTAATCCTACGCCTGCGTTACGAAGCACGATGGAGGAAGCGGTCCAAGTTGGCGTTGCTTATGCAAGGTCAGAGATGACAAGACCCAGGGATCGATCGGCATACCTCTACGACGGCAAACAATGGACTACTCCTTTCGTTGGTGGTAGTCATGAATGGCTTCGTGATGGAGGCAAAGGAGGGCGAAACTTAGACGCAAGGGCAATGTATTTCTGGCTTGCCACTGTCAATACTCCAGCCATGGTGCTTGAAATGCCAGGAGTGGGCTCCCAGTATGGCCTGATTGCTACCGATTCCCAAAAGAAATTTCTCAATGGTGGCAAAAACTACAGACTCAACCTGCCAGCTAATATTCCTGCAAAGGATTTCTGGTCTTTTGTGGTCTATGACCCACAAACTCGTTCGGAACTACAGACCACACAAGCTCTACCAAGCAAGAACAGCAAGCGAGACAAAGACATCCTGATCAATGATGACGGATCGGTTGATCTTTACTTTGGGCCCAAAGCTCCTAACGGGAAAGCTTCTAACTGGATTCAAACAATCCCTGAGAAAGGTTGGTTCGCTCTACTGCGTCTATATGGGCCACTTGAGTCTTGGTTTGACAAAAGTTGGCAGCCAAATGATATCCAAAAACTCGACTAA